In one window of Mucilaginibacter auburnensis DNA:
- the eno gene encoding phosphopyruvate hydratase, producing the protein MSLIIDVHARQILDSRGNPTIEVDVLTENGFMGRAAVPSGASTGAHEAVELRDGDKSKYLGKGVLKAVDNVNNIIAKELQGVDVFDQNSIDKIMIDLDGTPNKAKLGANAILGVSLAAAKAAAQESRQPLYRYIGGVNANTLPIPMMNIVNGGSHSDAPIAFQEFMIMPVGAPSFSEALRWGAEVFHTLKKILHDRGLSTAVGDEGGFAPTFGGTEDGVETILQAIEKAGYKPGEDICLAFDCAASEFYKDGKYDYTKFEGEKGAIRTSAEQADYLASLTEKYPIISIEDGMAEDDWDGWKMLTDKIGSKVQLVGDDLFVTNVVRLQQGIDNATANSILVKVNQIGSLTETINAVSLAQTSSYTSVMSHRSGETEDATIADLAVALNCGQIKTGSASRSDRIAKYNQLLRIEEELGENAKFIGKNFKYAYKK; encoded by the coding sequence ATGAGTTTAATAATTGATGTTCACGCCCGCCAGATACTTGACTCGCGTGGTAATCCTACTATCGAAGTTGATGTGTTAACCGAAAATGGCTTTATGGGTCGTGCTGCTGTGCCATCTGGTGCATCAACCGGTGCACATGAGGCAGTTGAACTTCGCGATGGCGATAAATCAAAATACCTGGGTAAAGGTGTTTTAAAAGCTGTTGATAACGTTAATAACATTATAGCTAAAGAATTGCAGGGCGTTGATGTGTTTGATCAAAACAGCATCGACAAAATAATGATCGATCTTGACGGCACACCTAACAAAGCTAAATTAGGTGCTAACGCTATTTTAGGTGTATCATTAGCTGCGGCTAAAGCTGCTGCTCAGGAAAGCCGCCAGCCTTTATACCGTTACATTGGTGGTGTAAACGCCAACACTTTACCTATACCAATGATGAACATTGTTAACGGTGGTTCACACTCTGATGCGCCTATCGCGTTCCAGGAGTTTATGATCATGCCGGTTGGCGCGCCATCATTCTCTGAGGCTTTACGTTGGGGCGCTGAAGTGTTCCACACTTTGAAAAAAATATTACATGACCGTGGTTTGTCAACCGCTGTTGGCGACGAAGGCGGCTTTGCTCCTACGTTTGGAGGTACTGAAGATGGTGTTGAAACCATTTTGCAGGCTATTGAAAAAGCAGGCTACAAACCGGGAGAAGACATTTGCCTGGCATTTGACTGTGCTGCATCTGAGTTTTACAAAGACGGTAAATACGATTACACTAAATTTGAAGGCGAAAAAGGTGCTATCCGCACCAGCGCTGAGCAAGCAGACTACCTGGCTTCATTAACAGAAAAATACCCTATCATCTCTATTGAAGACGGTATGGCTGAAGATGACTGGGATGGCTGGAAAATGCTTACCGACAAAATTGGCAGCAAAGTACAATTAGTAGGTGATGATTTGTTTGTAACTAACGTTGTACGTTTACAACAAGGTATTGACAATGCTACCGCTAACTCAATCTTAGTAAAAGTAAACCAGATAGGTTCATTAACCGAAACCATCAACGCGGTATCATTAGCGCAAACCAGCAGCTACACATCAGTAATGAGCCACCGTTCTGGCGAAACTGAGGATGCCACTATTGCCGACTTAGCTGTAGCTTTAAACTGTGGTCAGATCAAAACCGGTTCAGCATCACGTTCAGACAGGATCGCTAAATACAACCAGTTACTGCGCATTGAAGAAGAATTAGGCGAGAACGCAAAATTCATCGGCAAAAATTTTAAATACGCTTACAAAAAATAA
- a CDS encoding Fpg/Nei family DNA glycosylase → MDKLVVLSLNITTMPELPDLQVFARNLNKLFKGKTLEKVEVPHSKKLNVSIEQLKDALEGAKLHDVRRVGKELHFAFNNKHVLGQHLMLHGEFRLFDGENKHKSTIIELHFKGEQGLAITDFQGAATPTLDPEEKDAPDALDVEKEYLMGKLAKTKKPVKTVLMDQKVLRGIGNAYADEILWDAKISPFSISNKLPEEVVSKLIKSIKEVLEDAEKQIIKSNPDLISGEVRDFLKVHLPRQKQTATGATIYQKELNARKTYYTDEQELFE, encoded by the coding sequence ATGGATAAATTGGTCGTTCTTTCATTAAACATCACCACCATGCCCGAATTACCCGATCTGCAAGTTTTTGCCCGTAACCTTAACAAACTTTTTAAAGGTAAAACCCTTGAAAAAGTTGAAGTGCCTCATTCTAAAAAGTTAAATGTGTCAATAGAACAGTTAAAAGATGCGCTTGAAGGAGCAAAACTCCATGATGTTAGGCGTGTAGGTAAAGAACTGCACTTTGCGTTCAACAATAAACATGTATTGGGCCAGCACCTGATGCTGCATGGCGAATTCAGGTTGTTTGATGGAGAGAACAAGCATAAGTCAACAATTATTGAATTGCATTTTAAAGGGGAGCAGGGATTAGCAATAACCGATTTTCAGGGAGCCGCAACGCCAACGCTTGACCCTGAAGAGAAAGATGCACCTGATGCATTGGATGTTGAAAAGGAATATCTGATGGGCAAATTAGCTAAGACCAAAAAGCCGGTTAAAACAGTGTTGATGGATCAAAAAGTTTTACGCGGCATTGGTAACGCTTATGCAGACGAGATACTTTGGGACGCTAAAATATCACCGTTCTCTATATCCAATAAGCTGCCCGAAGAGGTTGTTTCTAAACTTATTAAGTCAATCAAAGAAGTACTTGAGGATGCAGAAAAGCAGATAATCAAAAGCAACCCGGACCTGATAAGCGGTGAGGTGCGCGATTTTTTAAAAGTGCACCTGCCGCGGCAAAAGCAAACTGCAACAGGTGCAACTATTTATCAAAAGGAGCTTAACGCGCGCAAGACATATTATACAGATGAGCAGGAGTTGTTTGAGTAA
- a CDS encoding DEAD/DEAH box helicase, whose protein sequence is MSFENLKLIEPILKALKTEGYTTPTPIQQQAIPIILQHRDLLGCAQTGTGKTAAFAIPTLQLLHQYRQQHKEQKSIKALILTPTRELAIQIDQSFAAYGRHTGLKHTVIFGGVSQNPQVDILRRGVDILTATPGRLIDLMSQGFIKLDQIKILILDEADRMLDMGFVNDVKKVIAKVPAKRQTLFFSATMPKEIQTLADSILTNPEKVEVTPVSSTADTITQELYYVEKNDKRSLLAHILKNKDLKSVLVFTRTKHGADKVVKDLHKLNITAEAIHGNKSQNARQRALNNFKDKTTRVLIATDIAARGIDIDELAYVINYEIPNIPETYVHRIGRTGRAGANGMALSFCDREEIGYIKDIHKLIGKQIPVNEEHPYPMSAASLASPLAPPPQGGNKGGSRGNPRGGEKRGRGFGKADKKKTKNREDGNMGGKPRRAK, encoded by the coding sequence ATGTCATTTGAAAATTTAAAACTGATTGAGCCTATACTTAAGGCTTTAAAAACAGAAGGATACACCACGCCCACGCCTATACAGCAACAAGCCATACCCATTATTTTACAACACCGCGACCTGCTGGGCTGCGCTCAGACAGGCACAGGCAAAACTGCTGCCTTTGCTATACCTACCCTGCAATTGCTACATCAGTACAGGCAGCAACACAAGGAACAAAAAAGCATCAAGGCGTTGATACTTACGCCAACCCGCGAATTGGCCATACAAATAGATCAGAGCTTTGCGGCTTACGGTCGCCATACCGGCTTGAAGCATACTGTTATTTTTGGTGGTGTATCGCAAAACCCACAGGTAGATATTCTGCGTAGAGGTGTTGATATATTAACAGCTACGCCTGGCCGTCTTATTGATTTAATGAGTCAGGGTTTTATTAAACTTGACCAGATCAAAATATTAATATTAGATGAAGCCGATCGTATGCTGGATATGGGTTTTGTGAACGATGTTAAAAAAGTAATAGCCAAAGTGCCCGCCAAAAGGCAAACACTTTTCTTTTCGGCCACCATGCCCAAAGAAATTCAAACCCTGGCTGATAGCATTTTAACTAACCCGGAAAAAGTTGAGGTTACCCCGGTATCTTCTACCGCAGACACCATAACACAGGAACTATACTATGTTGAGAAGAATGACAAGCGTTCCCTGTTAGCGCACATCCTGAAAAATAAGGATCTGAAAAGCGTATTGGTTTTTACCCGCACCAAGCACGGTGCCGATAAGGTGGTTAAAGATCTGCACAAACTCAACATAACTGCGGAAGCCATTCACGGTAATAAATCACAAAATGCAAGACAGCGCGCGTTAAATAACTTTAAGGACAAAACCACACGTGTTTTAATTGCGACCGACATTGCCGCGCGTGGTATTGATATTGATGAACTGGCCTACGTTATCAACTACGAGATACCTAACATACCTGAAACCTATGTCCATCGCATTGGCCGTACAGGGCGCGCAGGTGCTAATGGTATGGCCTTATCTTTTTGCGACAGAGAAGAAATTGGCTACATCAAGGATATCCATAAATTAATAGGCAAGCAAATACCTGTTAATGAAGAACATCCCTACCCTATGAGCGCGGCATCACTTGCGTCTCCACTTGCTCCACCGCCTCAAGGTGGTAACAAAGGTGGCAGCAGAGGCAACCCACGTGGTGGCGAGAAACGTGGCAGAGGCTTTGGTAAGGCAGATAAAAAGAAAACCAAAAACCGTGAAGATGGCAACATGGGTGGCAAACCAAGGCGCGCTAAATAA
- the mtgA gene encoding monofunctional biosynthetic peptidoglycan transglycosylase, translating into MKGIGKLVWRFVKLFVIAFFAISILGVIAYRFINPPFTWLMIGRGFERKADGKDWKIDKEWRDLDEMSPFMPRAAVAAEDATFLNNVGFDFKAIERAAKKNQKGKKVVGGSTITQQTAKNVFLWSGRSWLRKGLEAYFTVLIQIFWSKERVMEVYLNVIEMGDGIYGTQAAAQVYFHKDAKDLTRSQCAAIASIFPSPLKWSPTNPSKYVRHKQYLIKRNMKIIGPLEFD; encoded by the coding sequence ATGAAAGGTATTGGCAAACTTGTTTGGCGCTTTGTTAAATTATTTGTTATTGCATTTTTCGCCATTAGCATTTTAGGCGTTATTGCTTACCGTTTTATTAATCCGCCTTTCACCTGGTTGATGATAGGCCGAGGCTTTGAACGCAAAGCTGATGGTAAAGACTGGAAAATTGATAAAGAGTGGCGCGACCTTGATGAGATGTCGCCTTTCATGCCTCGCGCAGCAGTTGCGGCAGAGGATGCAACCTTTTTAAACAACGTTGGCTTTGATTTTAAAGCTATTGAACGCGCAGCCAAAAAAAATCAAAAAGGTAAAAAAGTGGTAGGCGGCAGTACAATTACGCAGCAAACGGCAAAAAACGTGTTTCTGTGGTCGGGGCGCTCATGGCTGCGCAAAGGGCTTGAGGCTTATTTTACCGTATTGATCCAAATTTTCTGGAGCAAAGAGCGGGTAATGGAAGTTTACCTTAACGTAATTGAAATGGGCGACGGTATATACGGAACACAAGCAGCTGCGCAAGTTTATTTCCATAAAGATGCCAAGGACCTTACCCGCTCACAATGCGCGGCTATAGCATCTATATTTCCAAGTCCGCTTAAGTGGTCGCCAACCAACCCGAGTAAATATGTAAGGCACAAACAGTACCTTATTAAGCGTAACATGAAAATAATTGGGCCGTTGGAGTTTGATTGA
- a CDS encoding NAD-dependent epimerase/dehydratase family protein, with the protein MILVTGATGFLGAEVAKQLAEKGLALRCTKRASSAIPQLLQPYTAIEWVDADMLDIAALEDAFEDVGQVYHCAAWVSLKQAEKRPMINANVNGTANVVNLCLLNDARLIHVSSIAAVGYAKPGELTNEEHQLDVNAEDDGYAISKLESEMEVWRGIAEGLSAAIVNPSLIIGPNAGTKGSGQLFEAVRKGLKFYTEGIAGFVDVQDVAKSMIALMESEISGERYIISAENRNYRELTTEIASCFGVAAPTLYAKPWMMETGWRLARVVSTITGKPPFLDKIAAKAASQVRNFDNRKIKQAIGIEFKPISVTVREICERLSPPAP; encoded by the coding sequence ATGATACTTGTTACCGGTGCTACTGGTTTTTTAGGGGCCGAAGTTGCCAAACAATTAGCCGAAAAGGGTCTTGCTCTGCGTTGCACCAAAAGGGCAAGTTCTGCAATACCTCAGCTTTTACAGCCATATACAGCTATTGAATGGGTAGATGCAGATATGTTGGACATAGCCGCTTTAGAAGATGCTTTTGAAGATGTTGGGCAGGTTTATCATTGCGCTGCCTGGGTGTCGCTTAAGCAAGCCGAAAAAAGGCCCATGATCAACGCTAACGTTAATGGTACCGCCAATGTGGTAAATCTCTGTTTGCTGAACGATGCGAGGTTGATCCATGTAAGTTCTATTGCCGCGGTAGGTTACGCTAAACCCGGCGAGTTAACCAATGAGGAACACCAGTTAGACGTAAACGCTGAAGACGATGGTTACGCCATCTCAAAACTGGAAAGCGAAATGGAAGTTTGGCGAGGCATTGCCGAAGGGTTAAGCGCAGCGATTGTTAATCCTTCATTAATAATTGGCCCCAATGCCGGCACTAAAGGCAGCGGGCAATTATTTGAAGCCGTGCGCAAAGGCTTAAAGTTTTATACCGAAGGTATTGCCGGTTTTGTTGATGTGCAGGATGTTGCTAAAAGCATGATTGCTTTGATGGAGAGCGAAATTAGTGGGGAGCGTTATATCATTAGCGCGGAAAACCGTAACTACCGTGAGTTAACTACCGAAATTGCCTCTTGCTTTGGCGTGGCAGCACCAACCTTATACGCTAAACCCTGGATGATGGAAACCGGCTGGCGCTTGGCGCGCGTGGTATCTACCATAACCGGCAAACCTCCGTTTTTAGATAAGATAGCCGCCAAGGCTGCAAGTCAGGTACGCAACTTTGATAACAGGAAAATAAAACAAGCCATTGGAATTGAATTTAAGCCGATAAGTGTAACGGTGAGGGAGATATGTGAAAGGCTTAGCCCCCCAGCCCCCTAA
- a CDS encoding formimidoylglutamase translates to MSLSDFFSPIDLKKIQPKNGYYTSHLGSKIEHFSVDFPDLEQKFDLAIIGVQEDRNAVNNSGCALGPDYVREKLYLLNEGAYNTKIADLGNIIHGETVIDTYFALKTVVNELIKKDILPVIIGGGQDLTYAQYLAYETLEQKVDLVVIDPRFDLDDDEHIDSIETTSTSFLQKILLHQPNYLFNYSNLGYQTYYTSQDSLRVMEKLYFDTHRLGELSGQVTVTEPIIRNANMISFDIGAVRSSDGGGNANAGPNGFYGEEACQICRYAGMNDKLTSIGFYEFNPAYDNNGQTATLLAQMIWYFIDGFYNRKRDFPLNPKSQYLIYKTSLKHDDHELVFVKSKKTDRWWMQVPYPTAGSLNERFHLVPCRYEDYRTAVDGEMPDLWWRTYQKLS, encoded by the coding sequence ATGTCTTTGTCCGATTTTTTTTCTCCTATTGATCTCAAAAAAATTCAACCTAAAAACGGTTATTACACCAGCCATTTAGGTAGTAAGATAGAGCATTTTTCTGTTGATTTTCCTGATCTGGAACAAAAGTTTGACCTTGCCATTATTGGCGTGCAGGAAGACAGGAATGCTGTTAATAATTCCGGCTGTGCTTTGGGGCCTGATTATGTTCGCGAAAAACTTTACCTGTTGAACGAAGGCGCTTACAACACCAAAATTGCAGACCTCGGCAACATTATCCATGGTGAAACGGTAATTGATACTTACTTCGCGCTTAAAACGGTGGTAAATGAGCTCATCAAAAAAGACATTCTACCCGTTATAATTGGTGGCGGACAAGACCTTACCTACGCCCAGTATCTCGCTTATGAAACATTAGAACAAAAGGTCGACCTGGTAGTGATCGACCCACGTTTTGACCTGGATGATGATGAACATATTGATTCGATAGAAACAACATCAACATCGTTTTTACAAAAAATATTATTGCACCAGCCTAACTACCTGTTTAACTATAGCAATCTGGGTTATCAAACTTATTATACCAGTCAGGATAGTTTGCGGGTAATGGAGAAACTCTACTTTGATACCCATCGCCTTGGTGAGTTGAGCGGACAAGTTACCGTTACCGAACCTATCATTCGTAATGCTAACATGATCAGTTTTGATATAGGTGCTGTACGCTCGTCTGACGGTGGCGGCAATGCCAATGCGGGCCCTAACGGTTTTTATGGTGAAGAGGCCTGCCAGATCTGTCGCTATGCAGGCATGAACGATAAACTAACCTCGATAGGCTTTTACGAGTTCAATCCGGCCTATGACAACAACGGCCAAACCGCTACCCTACTGGCGCAAATGATATGGTATTTTATTGATGGCTTTTATAACCGTAAGCGCGATTTTCCGCTTAACCCAAAATCGCAGTACCTTATTTACAAAACCAGTTTAAAGCATGACGACCACGAACTGGTGTTTGTAAAAAGCAAAAAGACCGACCGGTGGTGGATGCAGGTACCCTACCCTACAGCCGGCTCGTTAAATGAACGCTTCCATTTGGTACCTTGCCGTTACGAAGATTACCGTACCGCGGTAGACGGCGAAATGCCCGATCTGTGGTGGCGCACATACCAAAAATTATCTTAA
- a CDS encoding TlpA disulfide reductase family protein, with the protein MKKWLFALAAFPLLANAQSGAAKFTVTGKIGSLNAPAKAYLIYKVGANQNVDSSAIENGVFNITGDVLEPEMAQLAIDHKGVGLQKLGDQQNVDVLAFFLSNENIKINSVTDSVKNATVSDLLNNESKELRAQLSQVEDEAKKLQAEFAAAGPDKQNSLAFKNALQAKAVILQNRQKQILKSFITGHTNSFLSIIALSMLGSHAGDMAEMENLYSLLSTQLKNTQTAKTFRASIDVAKATAVGSIAPDFTQNDVNGKPVSLSSFRGKYVLIDFWASWCGPCRQENPNVVKAYNKYKGKKFTILGVSLDKPEARNSWLAAIKNDGLTWTQVSDLKYWNNEVAQLYNISSIPANFLLDPQGRIIARDLRGEDLDKKLAEVL; encoded by the coding sequence ATGAAGAAATGGTTATTTGCCCTTGCGGCATTTCCCTTACTGGCCAACGCGCAAAGCGGCGCGGCTAAATTTACCGTTACCGGCAAAATAGGCAGCCTTAATGCGCCTGCCAAAGCATATCTTATTTATAAAGTTGGAGCTAATCAAAACGTAGACTCATCAGCAATTGAGAATGGCGTTTTCAATATTACGGGAGATGTTTTGGAGCCGGAAATGGCGCAACTGGCTATTGATCATAAAGGCGTAGGCCTGCAAAAATTAGGAGATCAACAAAATGTCGATGTGCTGGCCTTCTTCTTATCTAACGAGAACATCAAAATAAACAGCGTTACTGATTCAGTAAAAAATGCCACCGTTAGTGATCTGCTCAATAACGAAAGCAAAGAGCTGAGAGCACAGCTAAGCCAGGTGGAAGATGAAGCAAAAAAGCTACAGGCAGAATTTGCCGCTGCCGGTCCTGACAAGCAAAATTCGCTGGCGTTTAAAAATGCGTTACAGGCTAAAGCGGTTATATTACAGAACCGGCAAAAGCAAATTTTAAAAAGCTTTATTACAGGCCACACCAATAGCTTTTTGAGCATTATTGCGCTGAGCATGTTGGGTAGCCATGCTGGAGATATGGCTGAAATGGAAAACCTTTACAGTTTGCTATCAACCCAATTAAAAAACACACAAACTGCCAAAACTTTTCGGGCGAGTATTGATGTGGCCAAAGCAACTGCCGTTGGCTCCATCGCGCCGGATTTTACACAGAATGATGTTAACGGCAAGCCGGTATCACTGTCCTCTTTCCGTGGAAAATATGTACTGATAGATTTTTGGGCATCGTGGTGCGGACCATGCAGACAAGAGAACCCTAACGTAGTAAAGGCATATAATAAATATAAAGGCAAAAAGTTCACCATTTTGGGTGTGTCATTAGATAAACCTGAAGCACGCAATAGCTGGTTGGCCGCTATAAAGAACGACGGTTTGACCTGGACACAGGTATCCGATCTTAAATATTGGAACAATGAAGTGGCGCAGCTTTACAATATCTCGTCCATACCGGCTAACTTCCTGCTTGACCCACAAGGCCGCATCATAGCCCGCGACTTGCGTGGTGAGGATCTGGATAAGAAACTGGCGGAGGTATTGTAA
- a CDS encoding NAD+ synthase → MKIALAQLNYHVGNFESNTAKIIQSVEEAKQNGADLVVFAELCISGYPARDFLELNEFIAMCDESARTVAAACKDIACIIGLPIPNLKPEGKDLSNAAWFIENGEVKAVVEKALLPNYDVFDEYRYFEPSTQFNCIDFKGKRIALTICEDLWNDIENPLYVTRPMDKLIEQQPDVMINIAASPFAYNHDEERIAILKDNISRYKLPLFYVNHVGAQTELIFDGGSLVFDKTGKVVDEMPYFTENIAYYTLGEDGAITFDHPTTLKAERDSDISQIHDALILGIQDYFKKSGFKQAILGLSGGIDSAVVCALAAEALGPQNVMAVLLPSKFSSDHSLKDAQDLVDNLGCMSQTIAIEHITDAFETALHPQFKDLPFNIAEENIQSRSRAVLLMAMCNKFGYILLNTSNKSEAAVGYGTLYGDMCGGISVIGDVYKTQVFELARYVNKDKEIIPINSIVKPPSAELRPGQKDSDSLPEYDILDKIIFEYVEQRRSSAEIIKMGYDEATVRRTLRLINIAEHKRYQTPPILRVSPKAFGMGRRMPIVGKYLQ, encoded by the coding sequence ATGAAAATTGCCTTAGCCCAGCTTAATTATCATGTTGGTAATTTTGAATCGAATACCGCCAAAATCATACAATCAGTAGAAGAAGCAAAGCAAAACGGTGCCGATCTGGTGGTTTTTGCCGAGCTTTGTATAAGTGGATATCCGGCACGCGATTTCCTGGAATTGAACGAATTTATTGCCATGTGCGATGAATCTGCCCGTACTGTAGCTGCTGCCTGCAAAGACATAGCCTGCATAATAGGCCTGCCTATTCCTAACTTAAAGCCTGAGGGAAAAGACCTGAGCAATGCTGCCTGGTTTATTGAGAATGGCGAAGTAAAAGCCGTGGTTGAAAAAGCTTTGCTGCCTAACTATGATGTGTTTGACGAGTATCGTTATTTTGAACCATCAACCCAGTTTAACTGTATTGACTTTAAAGGCAAGCGCATAGCCTTAACTATTTGCGAGGACCTGTGGAACGACATCGAAAATCCGCTGTACGTTACCCGTCCTATGGATAAGTTGATTGAGCAACAGCCTGATGTAATGATCAACATCGCGGCGTCACCTTTTGCTTATAATCACGACGAGGAGCGTATTGCTATTTTAAAGGATAACATTAGTCGCTATAAATTGCCGTTATTTTATGTTAACCATGTTGGCGCTCAAACCGAGCTGATATTTGACGGCGGCTCGTTGGTATTTGATAAAACAGGTAAAGTGGTAGACGAGATGCCTTACTTCACCGAAAACATTGCTTATTACACTTTAGGTGAAGACGGAGCTATCACTTTTGACCACCCAACAACACTTAAAGCTGAGCGCGACAGTGATATATCACAGATACATGATGCACTGATATTAGGCATACAGGATTACTTTAAAAAGTCAGGCTTTAAGCAGGCCATTTTAGGTTTATCCGGTGGAATTGATTCGGCTGTTGTATGCGCTTTGGCCGCCGAGGCTTTAGGTCCGCAGAATGTAATGGCAGTATTACTGCCATCCAAATTTTCCAGCGATCATTCCTTAAAAGACGCGCAGGATCTGGTGGATAATTTGGGTTGCATGAGCCAGACCATCGCCATTGAACACATTACTGATGCTTTCGAAACAGCCCTGCACCCGCAGTTTAAAGATCTGCCATTTAACATAGCCGAAGAAAATATACAATCACGCAGTCGTGCTGTGTTGCTCATGGCTATGTGCAATAAGTTTGGCTATATATTGCTAAATACCTCCAACAAAAGCGAGGCGGCCGTAGGTTATGGCACTCTATATGGCGATATGTGCGGTGGTATATCTGTTATTGGCGATGTTTACAAAACGCAGGTATTTGAACTGGCGCGGTATGTTAATAAGGATAAGGAGATCATCCCGATCAACTCTATTGTTAAACCGCCATCAGCAGAGCTGCGTCCTGGCCAAAAAGACTCGGACTCGCTACCTGAGTATGATATATTGGATAAAATTATTTTTGAATACGTAGAGCAGCGCCGCTCATCTGCCGAGATCATTAAAATGGGTTATGACGAGGCCACAGTGCGCCGTACGTTAAGATTGATCAATATTGCCGAGCATAAACGCTATCAAACGCCACCAATTTTACGCGTATCGCCTAAAGCTTTTGGTATGGGCAGAAGGATGCCTATAGTTGGGAAGTATTTGCAGTAG
- the gldB gene encoding gliding motility lipoprotein GldB: MPLSISKIKQIYLIFCIGILFASCDDNKDIDVSNIPVDVKIERFDRDFDAMSRKPMPQQAYLLQQKYGNFYADYVQQILEVGNVQDTSYFNLLRQIFAAQAYKDLKHDIDAVFPGNMEKQNEELTDAFRRIKYYYPEKKLPKVYAYFSGFKAQTSIGDGYFAIGLDLFLGADSRFYPALRETFPFYLSRRFTPDYIAPRVVEGIAREDMFPENDPDKTLLSKMVYAGKILYFMDKVLPNAADSVKIGYTNKQLDWCKAMESNIWAYFLEENLLYETDYQRLQTYLNEAPFTPGLGEHNDSAPKLGIWTGWQIVRKYMAEHTDVTLQQLMEERDAQKILNEAKYRPK; encoded by the coding sequence ATGCCTTTATCCATCAGCAAAATCAAACAAATTTATTTAATTTTTTGCATCGGTATATTGTTTGCCTCATGTGACGACAACAAAGATATCGACGTTAGCAACATACCTGTTGATGTTAAGATTGAACGGTTTGACCGCGATTTCGACGCCATGAGCCGTAAACCTATGCCGCAACAGGCTTATTTGCTGCAACAAAAATATGGCAACTTTTATGCCGACTATGTGCAGCAAATACTGGAAGTTGGCAACGTGCAGGATACCAGCTATTTTAATTTATTAAGGCAGATTTTTGCCGCGCAGGCCTATAAAGATCTAAAGCATGATATTGACGCTGTTTTCCCCGGCAATATGGAAAAACAGAACGAGGAGCTTACCGATGCTTTCCGCCGCATTAAATATTATTATCCTGAAAAAAAATTACCTAAGGTATACGCCTACTTCTCTGGCTTTAAAGCGCAAACTTCTATAGGAGATGGTTATTTCGCAATAGGATTAGATCTATTTTTAGGTGCCGATTCGCGTTTTTATCCGGCATTGCGCGAAACTTTTCCATTCTATCTGTCGCGCAGGTTTACCCCGGATTATATTGCACCACGAGTTGTTGAAGGAATAGCGCGTGAGGATATGTTCCCAGAAAATGATCCTGATAAAACCCTATTATCAAAAATGGTTTACGCCGGCAAAATATTGTACTTTATGGACAAGGTGTTACCCAACGCTGCCGACTCTGTTAAGATAGGTTACACTAACAAACAACTTGACTGGTGCAAGGCAATGGAAAGCAATATTTGGGCTTACTTTTTGGAAGAGAACCTGCTGTATGAAACCGACTACCAACGCTTACAAACCTATCTTAATGAAGCGCCCTTTACGCCGGGCTTAGGTGAGCACAATGATTCGGCACCAAAACTGGGCATTTGGACGGGCTGGCAAATTGTACGTAAATACATGGCCGAACATACAGATGTTACCCTGCAGCAGTTAATGGAAGAGCGAGATGCCCAGAAGATATTGAATGAGGCTAAATATCGCCCTAAATAA
- a CDS encoding OsmC family protein → MKRTAKAHWNGTLKEGAGTLTTQSTTLNNTQYSFKTRFADGVGTNPEELLAAAHAGCFTMAVGAALTQAGFTPGDLDTEAILELDMVALSVTGIHLEMKGSAIEGVSEEQFKEIAEGAKANCIISKALSVPITLGVSYQ, encoded by the coding sequence ATGAAAAGAACAGCAAAAGCCCATTGGAACGGCACATTAAAAGAAGGAGCCGGTACGCTTACTACTCAAAGTACTACCTTAAATAATACACAATATTCATTTAAAACCCGTTTTGCTGATGGTGTAGGTACCAATCCTGAAGAATTATTAGCGGCTGCTCATGCAGGTTGCTTTACCATGGCCGTTGGTGCTGCTTTAACTCAGGCAGGTTTTACACCTGGCGATCTGGATACCGAAGCAATTTTAGAGCTGGATATGGTTGCCCTTTCAGTTACTGGTATTCATCTTGAAATGAAAGGCTCAGCTATTGAAGGTGTTTCTGAAGAACAATTCAAAGAAATTGCCGAAGGTGCTAAAGCCAACTGCATTATATCAAAAGCATTGAGCGTGCCTATTACTTTAGGTGTTAGCTATCAATAA